In Candidatus Cohnella colombiensis, one DNA window encodes the following:
- a CDS encoding virulence factor, whose product MKLLSIEPTPSPNSMKLNVDERLESGLRFNYTVEQRETAPPLITKLLSLPGVKGVFHAADFLAIDRKGSADWAVILDGVRDVFGATGDGSGMSAIPIADGFGEAHVRVQMYRGIPIQLRVQSGGQEFRAAMPERFTQAITEASGATMIRERKLEELGIRYGEPQEVLDEVTKELDAAYSPARLRDLVQQAIAAGSEATPPAPPSPLTADQVREALGSQDWRERYAALERLKPGADDLEVIALALRDSHLSVKRLAVVYLGDLRTPETMPYLFEALKDTSGAVRRTAGDTLSDLGDPAAIGPMILALRDSNKLVRWRAARFLYEAGDESALDALQYVTANESEFEVRLQAEMAVARIERGEEAAGSVWQQMTKMREGQSE is encoded by the coding sequence ATGAAATTGTTATCCATTGAGCCAACCCCTAGTCCGAATTCAATGAAATTGAATGTTGATGAGCGGTTGGAATCAGGATTAAGATTTAATTATACAGTAGAACAGAGGGAAACTGCACCTCCACTAATAACCAAATTGTTAAGTCTTCCCGGTGTAAAGGGTGTATTTCATGCTGCTGATTTCCTTGCGATAGACCGAAAAGGCAGTGCAGACTGGGCGGTCATCTTAGATGGTGTCCGTGATGTCTTCGGAGCGACGGGCGACGGTTCGGGCATGTCCGCCATTCCTATCGCTGATGGGTTCGGTGAAGCGCATGTGCGTGTGCAAATGTATCGTGGCATCCCGATTCAGCTACGTGTGCAAAGCGGTGGGCAGGAGTTCCGTGCAGCGATGCCGGAGCGATTTACGCAAGCGATAACAGAAGCGTCAGGCGCCACAATGATCCGTGAGCGCAAGCTTGAAGAGCTCGGCATTCGATATGGTGAACCTCAAGAAGTGCTCGATGAAGTTACGAAAGAATTAGATGCAGCCTATTCCCCTGCACGATTACGCGATCTTGTGCAGCAAGCTATTGCAGCAGGTTCAGAAGCAACTCCCCCAGCACCACCATCTCCATTAACTGCAGATCAGGTGCGTGAAGCTTTGGGCTCACAGGATTGGAGAGAACGTTACGCTGCACTTGAACGACTAAAGCCTGGTGCTGACGATTTAGAAGTTATTGCATTGGCGTTGCGGGATAGTCATCTGTCAGTTAAAAGATTAGCCGTTGTCTATCTAGGTGATCTTCGAACTCCGGAGACGATGCCTTATCTGTTCGAAGCATTAAAAGACACTTCAGGCGCAGTTAGACGGACGGCCGGGGACACCTTATCGGATCTCGGTGATCCTGCAGCAATCGGTCCCATGATCTTAGCGTTACGCGATTCGAACAAGCTCGTTCGCTGGCGTGCTGCCCGCTTTTTATATGAAGCGGGTGATGAAAGTGCGCTTGATGCATTACAGTATGTGACTGCCAATGAGTCTGAATTTGAGGTTCGACTTCAAGCTGAAATGGCTGTTGCACGGATTGAACGCGGTGAAGAAGCAGCCGGTTCTGTCTGGCAGCAGATGACGAAGATGCGTGAGGGACAGTCGGAATAA